The Phaeacidiphilus oryzae TH49 region GGCGGTGGGCCAGATCATCGCCACCACGGTCCGCAACGTGGAGGACTACCTGGCCGGGCGGGGCAACGAGAACACCCTGGTGCCGCGCCCGAGCTGACGACCCGCCCGGCGGACGGCCGCCGGGCCGGGCCGGGGCCGGGTGCGGCGGCCGGCAGGGCCGGTTCTACGCTTGTCCGGGGCGCGAACCGCCCCGAACGCAGCGCAACCGCACCGCAACCGCACCGCCGAATCCGAAAGCAGGGCCGCCGATGGGTCACGACATGATCGCGATGTCGGGAATGCCGGGCATGGGCGGGATGGCACATGACCTGGCCCCCTGGAGCGTCGGCCGGCTGCTCGCCGTCCACCCGGCGACGAGCTGGTTCTTCCTCGCGGTCTGCGTCCTCGCCGAGGCCGCCTACCTCACCGGCTGGCTCCGGCTGGTCCGGCGCGGGGACCGGTGGCCGGTCCACCGGCCGATCGTGTGGACGGCGGGCATCCTCACCGTCTTCCTCACCACCTGCACCGGGACGAACGAGTACGGGATGGTGATGTTCAGCGTCCACATGGTGCAGCACATGGTGCTGTCCATGCTGTCGCCGATCCTGCTGCTCCTCGGCGCGCCGATCACGCTCAGCCTGCGGGCGCTGCGTCCCGCCCCCCGCGGGCGGCGGGGTCCCCGCGAACTGCTGGTAGCGCTCCTCCACTCGCGCTACGTCCGGGTGATCTCGTTCCCCGCGGTGACCATCCCGCTCTTCGTGGCCAGCCTCTACGGCCTGTACTTCACGCCGCTCTTCGACTGGCTGATGCGGTACGGCTGGGGCCACACCCTGATGATGGTCCACTTCATCCTGGTGGGCCTGCTCTTCTTCTGGCCGATCATGGGCGTGGACCCGGGGCCGCACCGGCCGGGTTATGTGATGCGGATCCTGGAGCTGTTCGCCGGGATGCCGTTCCACGCCTTCTTCGGCATCGCGATCATGATGTCCCGCTCGGTGATGGTGCACACCTTCGCCCATCCAGCCGCCTCGCTGGGCGTCGACGCCCTCGGCGACCAGCATGCGGCGGGCGGGCTGGCCTGGGCGTTCAGCGAGATCCCCAGCGTCATCGTGCTGATCGCCCTCACCTCGCAGTGGGCGAAGTCGGAACGCCGGGTGGCCAAGCGGGAGGACCGCAAGGCGGACCGGGACGGGGACGCCGAACTGAACGCCTACAACGCGTACCTGGCCTCGCTGGAGGCCAGGTCGCAGGGGCGGGCGCAGGGCTCCGCGTCGTAGCTCAGGGTGCGGGCTCCGCGTCGTAGCTCAGGGTGCGGGCTCCGCGTCATGGCTCCGGGTGCGGGCTCGGCGCGGGGCCGTCAGCCGCCGACGGGGGCGTCAGTCGCCGAGCCCCCAGGGCAGCAGATGCGCCCACGGCGCCTCGCCGGCCCGGGTCACCAGGAGCTTGCCGAGGACGGACCGGCCGGTGAACCGGATCACCGGCCCCTCGCCCTGCGAGCGGCGGCCGGACACCGCGCGCTTGCCCATCAGCGCGGAGCCCTCGTCCTGCACCTGCGCCCCGGCCGGGACGATCACGTGGATCTTCCCGCAGAACGAGCCGGCCTCGATGACCACCTCGCGCCGGGTGAAGACGGCGTGCCGCAGATCCAGGATGATCGCGCCGAACCGCGAGCGGACCACGGTGTGCGGGGCGACCTGGCACTGGCCGCCGCGGCGGATCTTGCTGAGGGTGGCGACCACCGGCTCGCTGCGCGGCTCGGGCACCTCCGGCGCGGCGCCGGCGTCCTGCGGCAGGTCCGCGGTGAGCGGCGCCAGTTCGACCAGGGTGCGGGCGGCGTAGGCCGCCTCCAGGCGCTCGGCGTGCTCCGCCGGCTCGAGCCGGCCGGTGGCGACGGCGTCGGCGAG contains the following coding sequences:
- a CDS encoding DUF1707 SHOCT-like domain-containing protein, with the protein product MSLAAVPAEPAKPADTGTPGASGTPGKPGEPARSQPPLRASDADRDRIAAVLADAVATGRLEPAEHAERLEAAYAARTLVELAPLTADLPQDAGAAPEVPEPRSEPVVATLSKIRRGGQCQVAPHTVVRSRFGAIILDLRHAVFTRREVVIEAGSFCGKIHVIVPAGAQVQDEGSALMGKRAVSGRRSQGEGPVIRFTGRSVLGKLLVTRAGEAPWAHLLPWGLGD
- a CDS encoding cytochrome c oxidase assembly protein, translating into MGHDMIAMSGMPGMGGMAHDLAPWSVGRLLAVHPATSWFFLAVCVLAEAAYLTGWLRLVRRGDRWPVHRPIVWTAGILTVFLTTCTGTNEYGMVMFSVHMVQHMVLSMLSPILLLLGAPITLSLRALRPAPRGRRGPRELLVALLHSRYVRVISFPAVTIPLFVASLYGLYFTPLFDWLMRYGWGHTLMMVHFILVGLLFFWPIMGVDPGPHRPGYVMRILELFAGMPFHAFFGIAIMMSRSVMVHTFAHPAASLGVDALGDQHAAGGLAWAFSEIPSVIVLIALTSQWAKSERRVAKREDRKADRDGDAELNAYNAYLASLEARSQGRAQGSAS